In bacterium, the following are encoded in one genomic region:
- a CDS encoding aldehyde dehydrogenase family protein: protein MEPGKIYVAGEWTPGKAEPIAVTNPYTGEEVALVGAASADQVRTACSAAKNAFTEYGRWPAHRRTEVVAGLRDAVRGRKEELAQILVAQCGKPITLARAEVERSIETLTLASKCPRWMSGHEVPLDSSPVGRGMLGLARRVPIGPIAAITPFNFPLNLTAHKLGPALAVGCTVVHKPASATPLDAFVLAEILDGLGLPPGTYNLVPGRGADVGEPLCASKELRAITFTGSGDVGRWLTTRAGMKKLTLELGSTAAAIVAADADLDFAVPRLVRGAFSFAGQSCISLQRAFVERGIFNDFCDRFIGETEALGVGDPTREDVLVGPMISAAEADRAFSWIEEARAGGAMVLTGGTREGNVIRPTVLAGVRLEMKVVEREVFAPVVSLVPYDTLDEAIAWTNRNDYGLNLSIFTKNLDAALRAADELEAGAVLVNESPTWRADIMPYGGVKGSGMGREGTRYVFGELTEPKLIAFRR, encoded by the coding sequence ATGGAACCCGGAAAAATCTACGTCGCCGGGGAATGGACACCGGGGAAAGCGGAACCCATCGCCGTCACCAATCCTTACACGGGGGAGGAGGTCGCGTTGGTCGGCGCAGCGTCGGCGGACCAAGTGAGGACGGCCTGCTCGGCGGCGAAAAACGCCTTCACGGAATACGGCCGCTGGCCGGCACACCGGAGGACCGAGGTGGTGGCCGGTCTCCGCGACGCCGTCCGGGGACGGAAAGAAGAATTGGCCCAAATCCTAGTCGCCCAATGCGGCAAGCCGATCACCCTGGCCCGGGCCGAGGTGGAGCGCAGCATCGAGACGCTGACCCTGGCTTCCAAGTGCCCCCGCTGGATGTCCGGTCACGAGGTACCGCTGGATTCCTCGCCCGTAGGCCGGGGGATGCTCGGGCTGGCCCGTCGGGTTCCCATCGGGCCGATAGCCGCCATCACCCCGTTCAACTTCCCCTTGAACCTCACCGCGCATAAACTGGGCCCCGCCCTGGCCGTGGGCTGCACGGTGGTGCATAAGCCGGCCTCGGCCACGCCGCTGGACGCCTTCGTGCTGGCGGAGATTCTGGACGGCCTGGGCCTGCCGCCCGGCACGTACAACCTGGTGCCGGGCCGGGGAGCCGATGTTGGGGAGCCGCTCTGCGCGTCCAAGGAGCTGCGGGCCATCACCTTCACCGGGTCCGGCGACGTCGGACGCTGGCTCACCACCCGGGCGGGAATGAAGAAGCTGACCCTGGAGCTCGGCTCCACCGCCGCGGCCATCGTCGCAGCCGACGCCGACCTGGACTTCGCCGTCCCGCGGCTTGTCCGGGGCGCCTTCAGTTTCGCCGGCCAGAGCTGCATCAGCCTCCAGCGCGCCTTCGTCGAGCGGGGGATTTTCAATGACTTCTGCGACCGCTTTATCGGAGAGACGGAGGCGCTGGGCGTGGGCGACCCGACGCGGGAAGACGTCCTGGTGGGGCCGATGATTTCCGCCGCCGAGGCGGACCGGGCCTTTTCCTGGATCGAGGAGGCCCGGGCGGGTGGAGCGATGGTGCTCACCGGGGGGACGCGCGAGGGGAACGTCATCCGGCCGACGGTCCTCGCCGGCGTGCGGCTGGAGATGAAGGTCGTCGAGCGGGAGGTCTTCGCCCCCGTGGTGAGCCTGGTACCCTACGACACGCTCGACGAGGCCATCGCGTGGACCAACCGGAACGACTACGGCCTGAACCTCTCCATTTTCACGAAAAATCTGGACGCGGCGCTGCGGGCTGCGGACGAGCTCGAGGCCGGGGCGGTGCTGGTCAACGAGTCGCCCACCTGGCGCGCCGACATCATGCCCTACGGCGGCGTCAAGGGCTCGGGGATGGGCCGGGAGGGGACGCGCTACGTCTTCGGTGAACTCACCGAGCCCAAGCTCATCGCCTTCCGGAGATAA
- a CDS encoding class I SAM-dependent methyltransferase — translation MTSKQQREALEYFRKHAEEWRSKAEGLGSTEVNVIEQRNRYVLAIADENPAMRSFLDVGCGTGELVCHVARRGVDAVGVDYAQEMIDLASQKAIDEAVTQAKFMCCSIFDFEIPSKSYDLISANGFIEYISQQEMNTFFDLVTDALAPGGSFVVGSRNRLFNLVSMNDFTLQELEVADIELLIREAVKWTTAKRIADVLSADCAPLQAPMTEQAKTGIDVMTRFQYTPLQLIGLLRARGLQAVEVYPVHIHGVPPSFCETNAQIHSSIADLLQVHARHNTQLLVHASAFMLHVKKEE, via the coding sequence ATGACATCAAAACAACAACGGGAAGCCCTGGAATACTTCAGGAAGCACGCCGAAGAATGGAGGTCGAAAGCCGAGGGACTCGGGAGCACCGAGGTGAATGTCATCGAGCAAAGAAATAGGTACGTCCTTGCGATTGCGGATGAGAATCCCGCGATGCGGTCGTTTCTCGATGTCGGGTGCGGCACGGGAGAACTCGTCTGCCATGTCGCCAGACGCGGAGTTGACGCCGTTGGTGTGGATTACGCACAAGAGATGATAGATTTGGCATCCCAAAAAGCTATTGATGAGGCCGTTACACAAGCCAAATTCATGTGCTGTTCCATCTTTGACTTCGAGATACCCAGTAAAAGCTATGACCTTATTTCAGCAAATGGTTTCATCGAATATATCTCTCAGCAAGAAATGAACACCTTTTTCGATCTCGTCACGGATGCCCTTGCTCCAGGGGGTTCGTTCGTCGTCGGCTCTCGCAACCGCCTCTTCAACCTCGTCTCCATGAATGATTTCACGCTGCAAGAACTGGAGGTCGCCGATATTGAACTTCTCATCAGGGAGGCGGTGAAGTGGACTACCGCAAAGCGGATTGCGGATGTTCTAAGTGCGGATTGCGCGCCGCTCCAGGCACCCATGACGGAACAAGCGAAGACCGGAATTGACGTAATGACGCGATTCCAATACACCCCATTACAGTTGATCGGTTTATTGCGCGCCAGAGGCTTGCAAGCTGTCGAGGTGTATCCCGTGCATATTCACGGCGTACCGCCTTCATTTTGCGAGACGAACGCACAGATTCACTCATCCATCGCCGACCTGCTGCAAGTTCACGCCAGACACAACACACAGCTTCTCGTGCATGCGTCCGCATTTATGCTGCACGTCAAGAAAGAAGAATAG
- a CDS encoding polysaccharide deacetylase family protein, translated as MQSVLTIVMYHYVRILRYSRYPEIKGLSINDFEEQISYIKKHYNVISGQELMDAIVEGAPLQPHPLMLTFDDGYIDHFTEVFPVLDRENLHGCFFPTARCILEHKVLDVNKIHFVLASAPDKRSLVEHICNRIDESQSRYDLPASSAYWEKIGRPSRYDTAEVIFCKRTLQRELPLELRKAITDELFSRYVTGDEDSFSRELYMNRDQIRALQECGMYVGSHGYDHIWLNTLSTQKQENEIDKSLEFLESVGGNDQRWIMCYPYGAYDESLLSVLKSRNCVAGLTTEVGVVSPGKNNALTLPRLDTNDLPKDSNADANEWTLKAKG; from the coding sequence TTGCAGAGCGTTCTTACAATCGTCATGTACCATTACGTGCGGATTCTCCGATACTCCCGTTATCCTGAAATCAAGGGCTTGTCCATAAACGACTTTGAAGAGCAGATAAGCTACATCAAGAAACACTACAACGTCATCAGCGGCCAAGAATTGATGGACGCGATCGTCGAAGGTGCGCCACTGCAGCCCCATCCGCTCATGCTGACCTTCGACGATGGTTACATAGACCATTTCACGGAGGTATTCCCGGTTTTAGATCGAGAGAACCTGCATGGGTGCTTCTTTCCAACAGCCAGGTGCATACTCGAGCACAAAGTGCTCGACGTGAACAAAATTCACTTTGTGCTCGCGAGCGCCCCTGATAAGCGATCTCTCGTCGAGCACATCTGTAATCGTATTGATGAAAGCCAATCCCGCTACGACCTGCCGGCATCCTCTGCGTACTGGGAGAAGATAGGTAGGCCGAGTCGTTACGACACCGCCGAGGTCATTTTCTGTAAGCGCACACTGCAGCGCGAGTTGCCGCTCGAACTGAGAAAAGCCATTACAGATGAACTATTCAGCCGATATGTAACCGGCGATGAAGACTCTTTCTCGCGAGAACTGTACATGAATCGTGACCAGATCCGAGCACTCCAAGAATGCGGAATGTATGTGGGATCCCACGGATATGATCACATCTGGCTGAATACTCTTTCCACTCAAAAACAAGAAAACGAAATTGATAAGTCACTCGAGTTTCTCGAGTCTGTCGGTGGGAATGATCAACGCTGGATCATGTGCTATCCCTATGGGGCATACGACGAATCTCTGCTATCGGTTTTGAAGTCCCGTAACTGTGTTGCCGGGCTGACCACGGAAGTCGGTGTCGTCTCTCCCGGTAAGAACAATGCACTCACACTGCCCCGCCTCGACACCAACGATCTGCCGAAGGACTCAAACGCGGATGCTAACGAGTGGACTCTCAAGGCTAAGGGATAG
- the gatB gene encoding Asp-tRNA(Asn)/Glu-tRNA(Gln) amidotransferase subunit GatB: MSTDYRPTIAFEVHLQLDTASKAYCGCAVVFGAEPNTVVCPVCTGQPGALPVPNRGVFEKAVRVALALGCEISENTHFDRKNYFYPDLPKGYQISQHPVPVGWGGEFRFPLERYGEWADTVVKISRVHLEEDTAKAVHFSKGGTLIDFNRSGVPLMEIVTEPCIPSPEVAHAYLTALKETLEYLDVSSCSMEEGSLRVDTNISAAPADSKKLGTKVEVKNLNSFKAVKAALEYEFERQTGILASGGKVIQETRHWDDREGTTLPGRVKEEAMDYRYFPEPDIPPLAIPREWVEEIRAGLPELPQRARERLHAAGLSGYDAWVLVAERDRLRYFEAVVGAGAPFKSAANWVNGDLAALVKEENRGFGDCPLTPVRLAELIDLVESGKLSGKAAKEVLERAYRDEGSPVELLEKHGLGQISDEGSIEEAVRRVIAEHPTEREAYLAGKTQLQKFFVGQVMKATRGKADPGLVNELVERLLNEPG, encoded by the coding sequence GTGAGCACCGATTATCGGCCCACCATCGCCTTCGAGGTTCATCTGCAGCTCGATACCGCGAGCAAGGCCTACTGCGGCTGCGCCGTCGTGTTCGGCGCCGAGCCCAACACGGTCGTCTGCCCGGTGTGCACCGGCCAGCCCGGCGCGCTCCCCGTCCCCAACCGCGGCGTCTTCGAGAAGGCCGTCCGCGTCGCCCTGGCTCTGGGCTGCGAAATTTCCGAAAACACCCACTTCGACCGCAAGAACTACTTCTACCCCGACCTGCCCAAGGGCTATCAGATAAGCCAGCACCCGGTGCCCGTCGGGTGGGGGGGAGAGTTCCGCTTCCCCTTGGAGCGCTACGGCGAATGGGCCGACACCGTCGTAAAAATCAGCCGGGTGCACCTCGAGGAGGACACCGCCAAGGCGGTCCACTTCTCCAAGGGCGGCACGCTTATAGATTTCAACCGCTCCGGGGTGCCGCTCATGGAAATCGTCACCGAGCCCTGCATCCCCAGCCCCGAGGTCGCCCACGCCTACCTCACGGCGCTGAAAGAAACCTTGGAGTACCTGGACGTCTCCTCGTGCAGCATGGAGGAGGGCTCGCTGCGGGTGGACACCAACATCTCCGCGGCCCCGGCGGATTCGAAAAAGTTGGGGACCAAGGTTGAGGTGAAGAACCTGAACTCGTTCAAGGCGGTCAAGGCGGCGCTGGAGTACGAGTTCGAGCGCCAGACGGGGATTCTGGCCTCGGGGGGGAAGGTGATTCAGGAGACGCGGCACTGGGACGACCGCGAGGGGACGACCCTGCCCGGACGGGTGAAGGAGGAGGCGATGGACTACCGCTACTTCCCCGAGCCGGACATCCCGCCGCTCGCGATTCCGCGGGAGTGGGTGGAGGAGATACGGGCCGGGCTGCCCGAGCTGCCCCAGCGGGCGCGCGAGCGTCTGCACGCCGCCGGTCTTTCGGGCTACGACGCCTGGGTGCTGGTGGCGGAGCGGGACCGGCTGCGCTACTTCGAGGCGGTCGTCGGTGCCGGCGCTCCTTTTAAGTCGGCCGCCAACTGGGTCAACGGCGACCTGGCGGCGCTCGTGAAGGAGGAGAACCGCGGCTTCGGCGATTGCCCCCTGACGCCGGTTCGACTGGCGGAATTGATTGACCTTGTCGAGAGCGGGAAGCTCAGCGGGAAGGCGGCCAAGGAGGTCCTGGAGCGGGCGTACCGGGATGAGGGCTCGCCGGTGGAGCTCCTGGAAAAGCACGGCCTGGGGCAAATTTCCGACGAGGGCAGCATCGAGGAGGCGGTCCGGCGGGTCATCGCGGAGCACCCCACCGAGCGCGAGGCGTATTTGGCGGGCAAGACCCAGTTGCAGAAATTCTTCGTGGGGCAGGTGATGAAGGCCACCCGGGGCAAGGCCGACCCCGGTCTGGTCAACGAGCTGGTGGAGCGGTTGTTAAACGAACCGGGGTAG
- a CDS encoding YCF48-related protein, which translates to MRGLTLLSIALFNLAAGQTAVSPHGEFISTTQGPPSPAAQDYSPAPYSEEVAALVDLVNAGDVEDALDLVLAEDTRFTPTSGCFDTGASLAASLRAWGYEVTEDPFFTTLVFSDADSAGENLCAVGQAGLIYTSSDGGFAWTRRDDGSVPASLYEVAYAAADPSKVSAAGSSGTLLQSEDGGATWTAFELPGEGNLTVTALARPSADVIYLAGYTPDGMAALKSTDGGKHWNYLNHGFPAGAVCFGMFFLDEDTGWLCGGTTGSPYRGCISRTTDGGETWELWSADGPLVVNLSLADADTGFAVGNDYETILCTTDGGASWETVHRFDGPEYEYLGDVVALSATNAVAVGYGGCVLATADGGDTWEYLREPSDLPDEGNRTALVAMDSERWFAAGYGAFELTEDGGIGWTNRIDDLGLPPAVNVFAHKTGASGEPGPLVIAPYDCTSENPWFDAPGADANGSGTAAALVAAKALGALETERDLGFLFTATRYSGGDLGQSGGRRFLAKTPGFDCRAILDLEAVGFWDAGFLAVLLGEYYP; encoded by the coding sequence TTGCGTGGACTGACGCTTTTATCCATCGCACTTTTTAATCTCGCCGCGGGTCAGACGGCTGTTTCACCCCACGGCGAGTTCATTTCGACGACCCAGGGCCCTCCGTCCCCCGCGGCCCAGGATTACTCGCCGGCGCCCTACTCCGAGGAGGTGGCGGCGCTGGTGGACCTCGTCAACGCAGGGGACGTCGAGGACGCCCTCGACCTCGTCCTCGCCGAGGACACCCGCTTCACCCCAACCTCGGGCTGCTTCGATACCGGCGCCTCGCTGGCCGCCTCCCTGCGAGCCTGGGGCTACGAGGTGACCGAGGACCCCTTCTTCACCACGCTGGTCTTCTCCGACGCGGATTCCGCCGGGGAGAATCTCTGCGCCGTGGGGCAGGCCGGGCTCATCTACACATCTTCGGACGGAGGTTTTGCCTGGACGCGACGGGACGACGGATCCGTTCCAGCGAGCCTGTACGAGGTCGCCTACGCCGCCGCCGACCCATCGAAAGTTTCAGCCGCCGGCTCCTCGGGAACCCTTCTCCAGAGCGAAGACGGCGGGGCGACCTGGACGGCCTTCGAGCTTCCCGGAGAAGGTAACCTTACCGTCACCGCGCTGGCGCGGCCGTCGGCCGACGTGATCTACCTCGCCGGCTACACCCCCGACGGGATGGCGGCCCTGAAGAGCACGGACGGCGGGAAGCACTGGAATTATTTGAACCACGGCTTCCCGGCCGGCGCCGTCTGCTTCGGGATGTTCTTCCTCGACGAGGATACGGGCTGGCTCTGCGGCGGGACGACAGGCTCCCCATACCGGGGATGCATCTCACGGACCACGGACGGCGGGGAGACCTGGGAGCTCTGGTCGGCCGACGGCCCCCTCGTCGTCAACCTCTCCCTCGCCGACGCGGACACCGGTTTCGCCGTGGGTAACGACTACGAGACCATCCTGTGCACCACCGACGGCGGCGCGAGCTGGGAAACGGTCCACCGCTTCGACGGCCCGGAGTACGAGTACCTAGGCGACGTCGTGGCGTTGTCGGCGACGAACGCCGTGGCGGTGGGCTACGGCGGCTGTGTGCTCGCGACCGCCGACGGCGGCGATACCTGGGAGTATCTGCGCGAGCCGTCCGACCTCCCCGACGAGGGGAACCGGACGGCGCTCGTCGCCATGGACTCCGAACGCTGGTTCGCCGCGGGGTACGGCGCTTTCGAGCTGACCGAAGACGGCGGGATTGGTTGGACGAACAGAATCGACGACCTGGGCCTGCCGCCGGCGGTGAACGTCTTCGCCCACAAAACCGGCGCCTCGGGGGAGCCGGGTCCTTTGGTAATCGCGCCCTACGACTGCACCTCGGAGAACCCCTGGTTCGACGCGCCGGGGGCCGACGCCAACGGCTCGGGAACGGCGGCGGCGCTCGTCGCCGCGAAGGCGCTGGGCGCTCTGGAGACCGAGCGCGACCTGGGATTTCTCTTCACCGCCACCCGCTACTCGGGGGGAGATTTAGGCCAGTCGGGCGGCCGCAGGTTCCTGGCGAAAACCCCCGGCTTCGACTGCCGGGCGATTCTCGACCTGGAGGCGGTGGGTTTTTGGGACGCCGGTTTCCTGGCGGTGCTCCTCGGCGAGTACTACCCGTAG